Proteins from one Longimicrobiaceae bacterium genomic window:
- a CDS encoding tagaturonate reductase, giving the protein MPSLPALSRELVCSPAFQARTDVSVPAPELLSLPERAVQFGTGAFLRGFVDYFIDEANRQGRFGGRVVMVGSTGSGRDGVLNEQDGLYTLAIQGVEGGEVRREHRVVGSVSRALSARGEWTAVLEVARSPELEVVFSNTTEVGIALDEGDEAEMSPPRSFPGKLARFLYERGRAFAWNEARGVVVVPCELIDDNGDRLRAIVLQLGERWGFGAEFARWIESAVPFCNTLVDRIVPGAPSPEVQMETDALLGYRDALLTSCEVYRLFAIQGDGALAERLRFPAADPRIIVAADVSPYRERKVRLLNGSHTVTTPAALLCGCETVLDAVEHELVGPFLSRAMLEEIVPSLDAPGAEVFAQEVLDRFANPFIRHALVDITLQQTMKVRVRIVPSVVRYAEKAGRVPQSLAFGFAAYLLYMRGDMQADRQRAGLNVPADDQGAKVRDAWLSVDADSAEAVASLVQSVVSDEALWGAELAAVPGFADAVATHLQSMLSDGVPAALEAHLAGAAQAA; this is encoded by the coding sequence AGCGCGCCGTGCAGTTCGGCACCGGCGCCTTCCTGCGCGGTTTCGTGGACTACTTCATCGACGAGGCGAACCGGCAGGGCCGCTTCGGCGGGCGGGTGGTGATGGTGGGCAGCACGGGCAGCGGGCGCGACGGCGTGCTGAACGAGCAGGACGGCCTCTACACGCTCGCCATCCAGGGCGTGGAGGGCGGGGAAGTGCGCCGGGAGCACCGCGTCGTCGGCTCCGTCAGCCGCGCGCTCTCCGCCCGCGGCGAGTGGACGGCGGTGCTGGAGGTGGCGCGCAGCCCCGAGCTTGAGGTCGTCTTCTCGAACACCACGGAAGTCGGCATCGCCCTCGACGAGGGAGACGAGGCGGAGATGAGTCCACCGCGCTCCTTCCCCGGCAAACTCGCGCGCTTCCTGTACGAGCGCGGCCGCGCCTTCGCGTGGAACGAGGCGCGCGGCGTGGTCGTGGTCCCGTGCGAGTTGATCGACGACAACGGCGACCGGCTGCGCGCCATCGTGCTCCAGCTCGGCGAGCGCTGGGGCTTCGGGGCGGAGTTCGCGCGCTGGATCGAATCCGCCGTGCCATTCTGCAACACGCTGGTGGACCGCATCGTCCCCGGCGCGCCGTCGCCCGAGGTGCAGATGGAGACGGACGCGCTGCTGGGCTACCGCGACGCGCTGCTCACGTCGTGCGAGGTCTACCGCCTCTTCGCCATCCAGGGCGATGGGGCGCTGGCGGAGCGGCTGCGCTTTCCGGCCGCGGACCCGCGCATCATCGTCGCCGCCGACGTGTCGCCGTACCGCGAGCGGAAGGTGCGGCTGCTGAACGGCTCGCACACCGTGACGACGCCGGCCGCGCTGCTCTGCGGCTGCGAGACGGTGCTGGACGCGGTGGAGCACGAGCTGGTGGGGCCCTTCCTGAGCCGCGCGATGCTGGAGGAGATCGTCCCCAGCCTGGACGCGCCGGGCGCGGAGGTCTTCGCGCAGGAGGTGCTGGACCGCTTCGCGAACCCGTTCATCCGCCACGCCCTGGTGGACATCACGCTCCAGCAGACCATGAAGGTCCGCGTCCGCATCGTCCCCTCCGTCGTTCGCTACGCTGAGAAGGCGGGGCGCGTGCCGCAGTCGCTGGCGTTCGGCTTCGCGGCGTACCTGCTCTACATGCGCGGCGACATGCAGGCCGATCGGCAGCGCGCCGGCCTCAACGTTCCCGCGGACGACCAGGGTGCAAAGGTGCGAGATGCGTGGCTTTCGGTAGATGCGGATTCCGCCGAAGCCGTCGCATCCCTCGTCCAATCCGTCGTGTCCGACGAAGCGCTGTGGGGCGCGGAGCTCGCCGCCGTCCCCGGCTTCGCGGACGCGGTCGCCACGCATCTCCAGTCCATGCTGTCCGACGGCGTCCCGGCCGCGCTCGAGGCGCACCTCGCCGGCGCCGCGCAGGCCGCGTAG